The DNA sequence AGTATGCTATTTCTTTTTGGTATTTGACTGTTATAAGTTTCTAAATATGTATGGTTTCCAATGGGATGATGGTACATTGCTGAATCCTTTTAAATCTTTTTGAATTATTAGATTTTTCCTCATCATTTTCTCTCGATCATTATACATGTTGAATTATTATATCTTAGTCTGTTGTTGTGCCAAAATGTTCCATGTCAACAACCATACATATGCAGTAATGAAAATTGAACTCGTCTGTGGTTATCTGCTTGGTGTTTGGAAGTGAAATGATAGTTAGACTACAGTGAAGCAGAGTACTGCCCCCGGAAAATTTGGGTTTGATGAACTGTCTCGACATGGAGAAACAAAGGTTATTTGACATTTTGATTAACAACCTACCAGAGTACCagttttgacaaaaaaatttcttaaacTCAACCACTCTAGCTTATCACATAGTGCCCATCTTATGGATTTATTGGAGATGTATGGATTTTTCAAAATTACATGCAGAACAGAAACGTTATGCCTACTCAGACCAAGACATAACTTGTCCAAATAACTATCGAGGGAAAGCAGGGTAGGAACAATGAAACTTATTGTAAAGGGATTCATTTTCCAAGTTTGTTTACAGAACTACAGAGGATCTGACTAATGATGTATACACCATCTTGAATTCTCGATGTATACAAGCTAGTGGTCGGAAAGTTATCGATAGTTGGTTCTCATCCTCAAAAGACTACTAGTGTAATAGATGCATCCGTCTGTCTGTCGAGGGATCATCTATTGAGAACCAATTTTTTCCTAATCTTACTACCTCACTTGGATTCTGTGGACACATCCTTCTGCTTCTTTTATAGATAACCAGATCAAAATTTATGATCGAGTGATGGTGTGCGAGCTTGGTGGCGCATCTGCAGATCAATATTCTCTTTTTGCCTTTTTGGTGTTTGGTTACCGCTGAATACCCAGAACTTTGTTGATCCCCATGTAAAACTATAATCACATCTAGACATCCCTACCACTTGGCTTGACTATCGATAACTTTCCGACCACTAGCTTGAATATTGAGAATGTCAGAAAGTTAATTATCACAAAGATGCAGCAATACCGTTTTAATAGAGAAAACAACACTCACAGGAGGGGTTAAATCCCCATTGATTCTCTGGAAATCAAATCCGTTCTTGATTGCCTCAGCTGCTCCTTGAGCCATGCTTTTCACAATTTCACATCCTGTCCTGTTTCAGATATGCATATTCTTGTCTCACTTAAACGGTAGCGGGATATTATTCATCATTTTACTCAAATAATACCATTTTGAAGAGTCCCAGGAGGCTAGCAAAGCAAATTTACACTTTGAATACAGGAGGAATAAATTTTTTGTAAAAATAATCTGAAGATATTGCCGTAGGTTTCTTTGATTGCATGCATACTCTACATGTTTTGGATTTGTCCTATAATCGGTACATAACTCGACTTCCATTTGGAGTTTCAAACTTGGTATCACTGCAGCATCTCCATTTGTCAGGAACTAGTATAAGAGACTTGCCGATTGAGTTAAAGGCCTTAGTAAAACTAATATACTTGAACTTGGAGAAGCTAGTTTTTGTTGCACCAAATTTCATAATAAGTTTTCCGATGCTAAAAGTTTTGAGAATGCACGAAGCTACGAATGTGGTGGTTCTGTTAAAGTTCTCTTTTATCCTCCATATGCAGGGACTGAAGCATATTGAGCTGTTGCCTTTGTGCCTCAGAAGCAGCTCTTATTTCCAAGAATTTGCAACCACAACATGGTAGTGGCATGCACGCAATATCTACAGCTCATAGGTGAGAGTAACCAACTGAAATTGCTTGATATATCAGTCTTGGCAGATATGAAACATCTTCAGAAACTTATCATTCGTGTATATAGTAAATTGGAACAAAACAGGGTTGATTAATTACACTCACACTTTCTAGTCATCACTAGTCGGTATAATCTGAAATAGTTTGGAGTGCACTGAGTATATTCATCCATCACTAAACTCGATCGATCTTCAGCATACCTTAAAAAACAGAATATTGTCATTTTAACCTAAATGTTTTACCATGCCATTTGATTTATGGATGCATTTATATTTCTTTCTGACCATTTCCTTTGCAATTGTTTGTGTTTCTGCCTTTAATGCCCCATATTTGTTTCTTTGAATTCATATGGAAAAGGAAAACTAGAGATGTGGTGCAGTACAATTTGAATGGAAAAGAATAGAGGTTAGAGAGGCAAATATATAAATAGCTGAGAGATAACTATTCTCTCTTTTGCTTAGTATTATATATTCATTTACTTGAAATCAATTGTAAATACATCACAACACTCTTAACATGAAACTAGGAATAGTGGATGCATGTTTTATTtaccaaaaggaaaagaaaataggaaaatTGATACACTATTTTGCATATCATGAAAGAAAACATAACCACTCCCAGATAGAATGGCTAATCCCCACAAAATTCTCTCCATAGAAACTGTTGATGAATCTGCTGGCAAAGTAAGCATAGAACAAATCATGCACCTCAAATCCTTGGGTTgtttgggttgcttgggtggctAAGGTTGCTAGGGTTGTTTGGATTGCTTGGATTGTTGCTTGGATTGTTTGGGTTGTTAGGGTTATTCATTCCCAAAGTGTTCTTCACTGCGTCAGCTGCCCCCTGAGCCATGCTTTTCACTTGCTCTCCTGTCTGCTATCATATATGCAAATTGTTATGATATGCAGATCCGTATCAAATAAAGTCTCTACACGTAATGCGATTCAGAAATGCAGTTCAAGTGCATTATACAGTACGAAATTGTGATGGAATCAACAGATATATATGGTATAGAAAAGTAGAGGCAACGAGGTAGTTGTTGCATGCCTGTTGAAGGAGGTGGGAGGCTTGCTCCTTGATATCTTGGGCAGTGCTAGAAGCACCTCCTGCCTTGTTTTGGGCAGCCTGAGATGCATCTGATGCCTTGTCCCTTACAGCCTGGGATGCATCTGATGCCTTGTTCTGAAGCTCATCCTTCTTCACCTGTATTATAAAGATATTAAAAGTAGTTGACACTCACCCAAAGGTCAATTATATTGATTTATACCATACCCAGTATCATTTGGTCTAAaacattagttttttttttttttttataagtggGAGGTTATAAATTCaactcataaaaataaaaaataaaaaaataacttaaCGTAGCTCATCTGGCATTATTCAAAAAGATATTAAATTATAGACAACCTGAGCTTGGCCGCTCAATTCGCCGGCCTGGTATCCAATATTCTGACTTGGTTGGTGGCTTGccatttcttcttcaatgaATCAAATTCGAAAATAAACTTTGAAACTAAGAGTGCACAATGCTAAAGCTCCTCCTTCTGGAAAGTATATATAGCTTGTGAATGTCTCCTATTTTTTGCAACATCCTAGTTCCTAGTCCTTCTTTTGCGTGCATTCACTAGCATAATTGGCATCTTTCGACTGGTTCTTTGGCCAAGTATTTGGGGAGGAATAATTCAAAGAATTAGTAAGTTGCTAATTAGTCAAGAAAAGAGAGTCCCTTGGCATAGGCTCCGCGAAAACGTAAGCTTTTTTTTATCAACATCGATCTATTTGTcacattcaatttgttttgatCGAGTTTGAATCAAGGCCATTGATCTCTAAATTGTTTTGGTCTGTTAGATATGCTCTTGTTATATCATAATGTTGCAATGGCTAGGATAGCAAACTTAATCCTCTCTAGCTAGCAGCAGTCATATTTTTGATAATCGATCAATTGATTAATTTGAAAGACGTTtcaaatgtatatatttttctgaACAATATACTTTATACCACCCTAGTTTTTGCAAGACAGTAAACAAAAGCTACCGTAGCTTGGCTCTGAGCTAGAAATAATCACAAATTGGAACATCACGGTGAGTGAATGAAAAATGTTACATACAATCGATCTAACCACAGATAGATCATAACCCCAATTATCATACTAAAACGGAAAACAGAAGAAATCCCATATGTGTGAATAATGTTGTGGTAATTAATAACAAAATGGTTCTCGGGAATTATATGGAGCTATTAGGATTACTTTCTTGGTTAGTCCCATATATGGAGCTAGCTAGTACTTGTTCTAATCCTCTGTTCAGACGCTTTTGTCCATCTACATTCTACAATTTGAACACATATACAGTATATATGTCAATACGTTGCCTAATCCTCTGTTCTATTACGGTAGTGATCTATAACAATATTTTTGATGCCCTAGCTGGCTCAAATATAGCCACagaagtctatatatatatatatatatatatatatatatatatatatatatgtatctttgtttcttatttttgtCTCTTCCCCTATTCCTTCTATTTTCGTGGCACATAGATTTGGAGCACAATGATTCTTCTTCAACAAATCATCCTACAAACTGTAATACGTCCACACCGTTTACTTGTCAGAACACCGATCGAGCCACAGGCTAACGCATATCGTTGTGATCCTCTCTACAAAGTTAAAACCAACGCAGCGATTAACCTCACCTGCCCGGAGTACGGCACGTGCCACACGACGTGTCAACCAAGGATGACACGTGTGGCCACCTTCACCCACTTCGAACCCTATATATTTGTCCATGCATTCTCCTCCTCTTCATCGCAAACTCGAAGCAAGTAATACTTTCTGATCATAAACTCAAGCGTTTCAGAAGCTCAGTTAATTATCATTCACTCTTTTTAGAAAGCAGAAATGGAGTCTCACGGTCAGAGACAGAGCTACAGAGGCCAAACtcaggttatatatatatgttcttgtCATCTTGTGTTTGCTTTTAGTACTGTTCGAGTCATTATCAATATTCCTGTACGTTGATAATAATTCTGGTTCGGTTGTTTTTTCAGGAAAAAAATAGGCAGAACAGGTCACAGGACAGGGACTACGACATGACCCAAGAGGCAAGGCGGAAGGCGGAGGAGGCGGAGGAGGCGAAGAACAAGACCTACGAGACCGCGCAACAAGCCAAGGAGAAAACACAGTCCACAATGAACCAGGTGAAGGACAAGGCGGAACAGGAGGCAGAGGAGGCAAGGCGGAACGCCCAAGAGGCGGCGGAAAAGACTAAAGAGACTGCCCAGGCCGGGAAGGAGAAGACGAGCGGGATTCTTCAGCAGACCGGAGAAACAATGAAGAACGTTGCACAAGGTGCGGCTGATGCTGTGAGGAGCACTATTGGGATGGCCAAGAACGATGACCAGGATGATCCTTATTATAGGGAGACTAATACCACTACTAGGACTAATACTGGGACTACAGGGGCACCTGGGACTGGGAATTACCCAAGGAATAGGAACTACTAGTTAGGTTAATTACTCGAATCGTTGTTGTTTATTACAGTCGTGTGTTCTGTTTGGGCGAGTTTTAGAAGTCCTGTTCTTCCCTCTCATCACTTATGAGATGAGATATGGGGATATGTTGTATTTGGTTTGTTTAGTGTTGTATAAGAGTTGCAACAGGATGTACAGCCGCCATTTTATTAGGTGGTCGATCTTTGTTGTAGCTTAGTGTTGTTGAAGGGCGCCATGTCTTGGAAATCCTGTGCTCCCATCTCTTTGAAATGGGGAGTGTTGTATTTGGTTCAGtcattatataaatatatgcatTATAAATTAATAAGAATCTGTCTTCAAGTTCAAGACCCGTCCAAAACACCTTTGCTTAAGCTTGAAGTGGACATTCTACAAGTCTAAAGCCAATCACTTGAACTTCGATAATTTGCTTGTTATTAAGCTAATATACGTAATATTAATTGAATGTGCTTTTCTTCTTTGCTTTATCCACACAATTTCtagcagaagcataattagctaggTAAGATTGCAAAACATTATAAAGGGGATGTATATTCCCACACCAAAGCATGCAATGTAGCTTGATTCTCGATAATCGCATGCGATCTATTATGTCAATATACCTAGTTCGGTGTATGAGTGTATCCATgtgttttgggttttgttttatgtctATTTTGTGGTCTTCTTTGGGAAATGATGATTTTTATGACCACAACAGGTGCATGCACCAAAAAGCTGGTGACAGTACTCTTTGGACGAAGGATGACAATTTTTGAATCATTGAATGACGAGTTGgggcttctcttttttttttttaaagtgaaaTTTTCATATATTAGCACGGCTGCATTGAGCTACCGTCAGAATTACACACATCAAAGTCTTCAGTTCCTGCAATGATAAAATGTGATGCCTACTTTGGTATAAATGGGTAACAAAGCCCTAACAAGTAAACTCCACTATAGAAACACTTtaaacaaaacacaattaatcGACTAATGCATCACTTTACA is a window from the Rosa chinensis cultivar Old Blush chromosome 2, RchiOBHm-V2, whole genome shotgun sequence genome containing:
- the LOC112185426 gene encoding late embryogenesis abundant protein 7, yielding MASHQPSQNIGYQAGELSGQAQVKKDELQNKASDASQAVRDKASDASQAAQNKAGGASSTAQDIKEQASHLLQQTGEQVKSMAQGAADAVKNTLGMNNPNNPNNPSNNPSNPNNPSNLSHPSNPNNPRI
- the LOC112184981 gene encoding late embryogenesis abundant protein 2, whose amino-acid sequence is MESHGQRQSYRGQTQEKNRQNRSQDRDYDMTQEARRKAEEAEEAKNKTYETAQQAKEKTQSTMNQVKDKAEQEAEEARRNAQEAAEKTKETAQAGKEKTSGILQQTGETMKNVAQGAADAVRSTIGMAKNDDQDDPYYRETNTTTRTNTGTTGAPGTGNYPRNRNY